One window from the genome of Bacteroidota bacterium encodes:
- a CDS encoding GIY-YIG nuclease family protein codes for MFSTYILKSQKDYMYYYGHTNNLEKRLKKHNSGQVKSTKHRL; via the coding sequence ATGTTTAGCACATATATTTTAAAAAGTCAAAAAGATTATATGTATTATTATGGTCATACAAATAATCTTGAAAAGAGATTAAAAAAACACAATTCTGGCCAAGTAAAATCCACAAAACACAGATTG